Proteins from one Diprion similis isolate iyDipSimi1 chromosome 3, iyDipSimi1.1, whole genome shotgun sequence genomic window:
- the LOC124404559 gene encoding selenoprotein F isoform X2 — MTVSKIILTVYFVVLVTVTSSEFTAEDCKILGFNKANLLCSTCDKLNNFKLNDIEEKCRECCLKDDDDGSSLRRYPKAILEVCTCKFGAYPQIQAFIKSDRPSKFKNLQIKYLRGLDPIIKLLDEDGKVEDVLDIHKWDTDSVDEFLTTHLVMDA, encoded by the exons ATGACCGTCTCTAAAATCATTCTCACGGTATATTTCGTAGTGCTGGTA ACTGTTACTTCGTCAGAATTTACAGCTGAAGATTGTAAAATCTTGGGATTCAATAAGGCCAATTTGTTATGCTCAACGTGTGACAAGCTAAACAACTTCAAACTAAATGATATAGA AGAAAAGTGCAGAGAGTGCTGCCTGAAAGATGATGACGATGGTTCCAGTCTAAGAAGATATCCCAAAGCGATACTTGAAGTTTGCACTTGTAAATTTGGAGCATATCCACAAATTCAAG CATTCATCAAGAGTGATAGACCTAGCAAGTTCAAGAATCTACAAATCAAATATCTTCGTGGGTTGGATCCTATTATTAAGTTGCTTGATGAAGATGGTAAGGTTGAAGATGTCCTTGATATTCATAAATGGGACACTGACTCCGtagatgaatttttaacaacGCATCTAGTTATGGATGCGTAA
- the LOC124404557 gene encoding pyruvate dehydrogenase phosphatase regulatory subunit, mitochondrial isoform X1, producing the protein MWCQPKLYPGRSHLRKFYLPWNSYRQEISSTALRLEDNSHPNVISAPPKEARVVICGGGVVGAAVAYHLAQMGWGPQTIIVEGGRLGGGTTWHSSGLIGAFKPSLAQLKLAQNSIALYKALEKIGRPTGWKQCGSLSLARTKDRMTVFRRMKAQSVSWNIECELISAEDVTKLCPMLRVDDLAGALWIPGDGVGDPYQTCISLITEAQEKGVRVYENCKVTHIVNKENSIEAVETTCGTVECQFFVNCAGFWARSVGKLSEPFVKVPLHPVEHYYLHTKPMVGLDPMTPVIRDLDGYIYFRENNGRLLAGGFEPVAKPAFENGVIPGNTNERYLPEDWDHFHVLLEQMLHRMPSLGNAVLERLCNGPEAFSPDCKWIVGEAPEIQNYYIAAGMKTVGISAAGGIGQATAELIVNGSTSLDMYELDVSRFLGLHNNRKFLRDRVKEVPGMHYALQYPQHEFQTGRNLRMSPIYPKLREAGAVFGQVMGYERPSWFQPADENDIDPIDGSRKYKIAYTNTFGKPPWFDYVANEYAACRETVGLSDYSSFTKIDLWSNGTEVVDLLQYLCSNDVDVPVGSIIHTGMQNHLGGYENDCSLARIAVNHYMMIAPTIQQTRCKNWIRRHLPSDGSVAVSDVTSAYTAICIMGPATRELLSELTDTDLNAKNFPFFTFKELDVGLANGIRAMNLTHTGELGYVLYIPNEFALHVYTRLIEAGEKYGIMHAGYYATRALRVEKFYAFWGQDLDTFTTPLECGRAWRVKFDKSVDFIGRDALLKQREDGVRRKYVQLLVTDHDPDIDPWCWGGEPIYRDGKYCGMTTTTGYGFTFKKQVCLGFVQNLDESGKTQEVSNDYVLSGDYEIDIAGIKFHAKCHLHSPNLPTKFPDTERDSYHATRDLQST; encoded by the exons ATGTGGTGTCAACCAAAGTTGTACCCTGGAAGATCGCATTTGCGAAAATTCTATTTGCCATGGAATTCATATCGTCAAGAAATAAGCTCCACAGCTTTGAGACTAGAAGACAATTCACATCCAAATGTTATATCAGCACCTCCGAAAGAAGCTCGTGTTGTGATTTGTGGAGGAGGTGTTGTAGGGGCAGCTGTTGCTTATCATCTTGCTCAGATGGGATGGGGACCTCAGACAATTATAGTTGAAGGCGGCAG ATTGGGTGGCGGTACGACATGGCACTCTTCCGGCTTGATTGGAGCGTTTAAACCGAGTCTTGCTCAATTAAAATTAGCTCAAAATAGTATTGCGTTATACAAAGCATTGGAGAAAATTGGAAGACCTACAGGGTGGAAACAATGTGGAAGTCTTTCTCTCGCACGCACCAAGGATCGTATGACTGTATTTCGCAGGATGAAAGCACAATCTGT CTCCTGGAATATAGAATGTGAACTGATATCTGCAGAAGATGTTACAAAATTGTGTCCCATGCTGAGAGTCGATGATTTGGCTGGTGCTTTATGGATTCCGGGGGACGGTGTGGGTGATCCATATCAAACATGTATTTCATTGATAACAGAGGCTCAAGAGAAGg GTGTTAGGGTGTATGAAAACTGCAAGGTGACGCACATAGTCAACAAAGAAAACTCTATTGAGGCTGTTGAAACAACATGCGGCACTGTTGAATGCCAGTTCTTTGTTAACTGTGCTGGTTTCTGGGCACGAAGTGTTGGGAAACTAAGTGAGCCTTTTGTCAAA GTTCCTCTACATCCAGTGGAACACTATTACTTGCATACAAAACCAATGGTAGGTTTAGATCCAATGACACCGGTTATTCGTGACTTGGATGGATACATATACTTTCGTGAAAATAATGGGCGATTGCTAGCTGGTGGATTTGAACCTGTCGCCAAGCCAGCCTTTGAAAATGGAGTAATCCCTG GAAATACTAACGAGCGATATTTACCTGAAGATTGGGATCATTTTCATGTATTACTGGAACAAATGCTTCATAGAATGCCTAGTTTAGGAAATGCTGTGCTTGAAAGATTATGTAATGGTCCAGAGGCATTCTCACCAGACTGCAAGTGGATTGTAGGAGAAGCTCctgaaatacaaaattattatattgctGCTGGAATGAAGACT GTTGGCATATCAGCTGCTGGAGGAATTGGTCAGGCAACAGCTGAGCTGATTGTGAATGGTTCTACATCGCTCGATATGTACGAACTGGACGTTTCTCGTTTTCTTGGGCTTCATAACAATCGGAAATTTCTACGAGATCGAGTGAAAGAAGTTCCTGGTATGCATTATGCATTGCAATATCCCCAGCACGAGTTTCAAACCGGTAGAAATCTGCGAATGTCACCAATATATCCAAAATTAAGAGAAGCTGGTGCTGTATTCGGGCAAGTAATGGGATACGAAAGACCATCTTGGTTTCAACCAGCAGATGAAAATG ACATAGACCCGATTGATGGATCGCGGAAATACAAAATTGCATACACAAATACATTTGGTAAACCACCTTGGTTTGATTATGTTGCAAACGAGTACGCAGCGTGTCGTGAAACAGTTGGGCTGAGTGACTACTCTTCTTTtacgaaaatcgatttatgg TCGAACGGTACAGAAGTTGTGGACTTGCTACAGTATTTATGTTCCAACGATGTCGACGTACCAGTTGGCAGCATCATCCATACTGGAATGCAAAATCATTTGGGTGGTTACGAAAATGATTGTAGCTTAGCAAGAATTGCTGTGAATCA CTATATGATGATTGCTCCAACAATACAACAAACTCGTTGCAAAAACTGGATTCGCCGTCATTTACCTTCTGATGGATCAGTAGCGGTATCAGATGTCACCTCAGCTTACACAGCTATTTGTATCATGGGACCTGCCACTCGAGAATTACTGTCTGAATTAACAGATACAGATCTGAATGCAAAGAATTTTccctttttcactttcaag GAACTCGACGTCGGCTTAGCCAATGGTATAAGAGCGATGAACCTCACACACACGGGAGAGCTTGGGTATGTCCTGTATATACCGAATGAG TTTGCTCTACATGTCTATACCAGGCTGATAGAAGCAGGAGAGAAATACGGGATAATGCACGCTGGTTATTACGCTACCAGGGCTCTTCgtgttgaaaagttttatgCTTTCTGGGGTCAAGATTTGGACACGTTTACTACACCATTGGAATGTGGTAGAGCCTGGCGTGTGAAATTCGAT aaaagcGTAGACTTCATTGGTAGAGATGCTCtattgaaacaaagagaaGACGGCGTACGTCGCAAGTATGTTCAATTGTTAGTTACTGATCACGACCCTGATATTGATCCTTGGTGTTGGGGTGGCGAGCCAATTTACCGAGACGGAAAATATTGTGGCATGACTACAACAACTGGTTACGGTTTTACGTTCAAGAAACAA GTTTGTCTTggttttgtacaaaatttagaCGAGAGCGGAAAAACTCAAGAGGTGTCAAATGATTATGTTTTATCTGGGGACTATGAAATAGACATCGCAGGTATCAAATTTCATGCAAAATGTCACCTACACAGTCCCAATCTACCAACGAAGTTCCCAGACACAGAGAGGGACTCATATCACGCTACGCGTGATTTACAAAGCACATAA
- the LOC124404557 gene encoding pyruvate dehydrogenase phosphatase regulatory subunit, mitochondrial isoform X3 produces MWCQPKLYPGRSHLRKFYLPWNSYRQEISSTALRLEDNSHPNVISAPPKEARVVICGGGVVGAAVAYHLAQMGWGPQTIIVEGGRLGGGTTWHSSGLIGAFKPSLAQLKLAQNSIALYKALEKIGRPTGWKQCGSLSLARTKDRMTVFRRMKAQSVSWNIECELISAEDVTKLCPMLRVDDLAGALWIPGDGVGDPYQTCISLITEAQEKGVRVYENCKVTHIVNKENSIEAVETTCGTVECQFFVNCAGFWARSVGKLSEPFVKVPLHPVEHYYLHTKPMVGLDPMTPVIRDLDGYIYFRENNGRLLAGGFEPVAKPAFENGVIPGNTNERYLPEDWDHFHVLLEQMLHRMPSLGNAVLERLCNGPEAFSPDCKWIVGEAPEIQNYYIAAGMKTVGISAAGGIGQATAELIVNGSTSLDMYELDVSRFLGLHNNRKFLRDRVKEVPGMHYALQYPQHEFQTGRNLRMSPIYPKLREAGAVFGQVMGYERPSWFQPADENDIDPIDGSRKYKIAYTNTFGKPPWFDYVANEYAACRETVGLSDYSSFTKIDLWSNGTEVVDLLQYLCSNDVDVPVGSIIHTGMQNHLGGYENDCSLARIAVNHYMMIAPTIQQTRCKNWIRRHLPSDGSVAVSDVTSAYTAICIMGPATRELLSELTDTDLNAKNFPFFTFKELDVGLANGIRAMNLTHTGELGYVLYIPNEFVCPPKAKWKFSFLMPLRYPIGPETSKCLLYMSIPG; encoded by the exons ATGTGGTGTCAACCAAAGTTGTACCCTGGAAGATCGCATTTGCGAAAATTCTATTTGCCATGGAATTCATATCGTCAAGAAATAAGCTCCACAGCTTTGAGACTAGAAGACAATTCACATCCAAATGTTATATCAGCACCTCCGAAAGAAGCTCGTGTTGTGATTTGTGGAGGAGGTGTTGTAGGGGCAGCTGTTGCTTATCATCTTGCTCAGATGGGATGGGGACCTCAGACAATTATAGTTGAAGGCGGCAG ATTGGGTGGCGGTACGACATGGCACTCTTCCGGCTTGATTGGAGCGTTTAAACCGAGTCTTGCTCAATTAAAATTAGCTCAAAATAGTATTGCGTTATACAAAGCATTGGAGAAAATTGGAAGACCTACAGGGTGGAAACAATGTGGAAGTCTTTCTCTCGCACGCACCAAGGATCGTATGACTGTATTTCGCAGGATGAAAGCACAATCTGT CTCCTGGAATATAGAATGTGAACTGATATCTGCAGAAGATGTTACAAAATTGTGTCCCATGCTGAGAGTCGATGATTTGGCTGGTGCTTTATGGATTCCGGGGGACGGTGTGGGTGATCCATATCAAACATGTATTTCATTGATAACAGAGGCTCAAGAGAAGg GTGTTAGGGTGTATGAAAACTGCAAGGTGACGCACATAGTCAACAAAGAAAACTCTATTGAGGCTGTTGAAACAACATGCGGCACTGTTGAATGCCAGTTCTTTGTTAACTGTGCTGGTTTCTGGGCACGAAGTGTTGGGAAACTAAGTGAGCCTTTTGTCAAA GTTCCTCTACATCCAGTGGAACACTATTACTTGCATACAAAACCAATGGTAGGTTTAGATCCAATGACACCGGTTATTCGTGACTTGGATGGATACATATACTTTCGTGAAAATAATGGGCGATTGCTAGCTGGTGGATTTGAACCTGTCGCCAAGCCAGCCTTTGAAAATGGAGTAATCCCTG GAAATACTAACGAGCGATATTTACCTGAAGATTGGGATCATTTTCATGTATTACTGGAACAAATGCTTCATAGAATGCCTAGTTTAGGAAATGCTGTGCTTGAAAGATTATGTAATGGTCCAGAGGCATTCTCACCAGACTGCAAGTGGATTGTAGGAGAAGCTCctgaaatacaaaattattatattgctGCTGGAATGAAGACT GTTGGCATATCAGCTGCTGGAGGAATTGGTCAGGCAACAGCTGAGCTGATTGTGAATGGTTCTACATCGCTCGATATGTACGAACTGGACGTTTCTCGTTTTCTTGGGCTTCATAACAATCGGAAATTTCTACGAGATCGAGTGAAAGAAGTTCCTGGTATGCATTATGCATTGCAATATCCCCAGCACGAGTTTCAAACCGGTAGAAATCTGCGAATGTCACCAATATATCCAAAATTAAGAGAAGCTGGTGCTGTATTCGGGCAAGTAATGGGATACGAAAGACCATCTTGGTTTCAACCAGCAGATGAAAATG ACATAGACCCGATTGATGGATCGCGGAAATACAAAATTGCATACACAAATACATTTGGTAAACCACCTTGGTTTGATTATGTTGCAAACGAGTACGCAGCGTGTCGTGAAACAGTTGGGCTGAGTGACTACTCTTCTTTtacgaaaatcgatttatgg TCGAACGGTACAGAAGTTGTGGACTTGCTACAGTATTTATGTTCCAACGATGTCGACGTACCAGTTGGCAGCATCATCCATACTGGAATGCAAAATCATTTGGGTGGTTACGAAAATGATTGTAGCTTAGCAAGAATTGCTGTGAATCA CTATATGATGATTGCTCCAACAATACAACAAACTCGTTGCAAAAACTGGATTCGCCGTCATTTACCTTCTGATGGATCAGTAGCGGTATCAGATGTCACCTCAGCTTACACAGCTATTTGTATCATGGGACCTGCCACTCGAGAATTACTGTCTGAATTAACAGATACAGATCTGAATGCAAAGAATTTTccctttttcactttcaag GAACTCGACGTCGGCTTAGCCAATGGTATAAGAGCGATGAACCTCACACACACGGGAGAGCTTGGGTATGTCCTGTATATACCGAATGAG TTTGTTTGTCCGCCAAAAGCGAAATGGAAATTCTCCTTTCTGATGCCCCTACGTTATCCAATAGGTCCTGAAACTAGTAAatg TTTGCTCTACATGTCTATACCAGGCTGA
- the LOC124404557 gene encoding pyruvate dehydrogenase phosphatase regulatory subunit, mitochondrial isoform X2, with protein MWCQPKLYPGRSHLRKFYLPWNSYRQEISSTALRLEDNSHPNVISAPPKEARVVICGGGVVGAAVAYHLAQMGWGPQTIIVEGGRLGGGTTWHSSGLIGAFKPSLAQLKLAQNSIALYKALEKIGRPTGWKQCGSLSLARTKDRMTVFRRMKAQSVSWNIECELISAEDVTKLCPMLRVDDLAGALWIPGDGVGDPYQTCISLITEAQEKGVRVYENCKVTHIVNKENSIEAVETTCGTVECQFFVNCAGFWARSVGKLSEPFVKVPLHPVEHYYLHTKPMVGLDPMTPVIRDLDGYIYFRENNGRLLAGGFEPVAKPAFENGVIPGNTNERYLPEDWDHFHVLLEQMLHRMPSLGNAVLERLCNGPEAFSPDCKWIVGEAPEIQNYYIAAGMKTVGISAAGGIGQATAELIVNGSTSLDMYELDVSRFLGLHNNRKFLRDRVKEVPGMHYALQYPQHEFQTGRNLRMSPIYPKLREAGAVFGQVMGYERPSWFQPADENDIDPIDGSRKYKIAYTNTFGKPPWFDYVANEYAACRETVGLSDYSSFTKIDLWSNGTEVVDLLQYLCSNDVDVPVGSIIHTGMQNHLGGYENDCSLARIAVNHYMMIAPTIQQTRCKNWIRRHLPSDGSVAVSDVTSAYTAICIMGPATRELLSELTDTDLNAKNFPFFTFKFALHVYTRLIEAGEKYGIMHAGYYATRALRVEKFYAFWGQDLDTFTTPLECGRAWRVKFDKSVDFIGRDALLKQREDGVRRKYVQLLVTDHDPDIDPWCWGGEPIYRDGKYCGMTTTTGYGFTFKKQVCLGFVQNLDESGKTQEVSNDYVLSGDYEIDIAGIKFHAKCHLHSPNLPTKFPDTERDSYHATRDLQST; from the exons ATGTGGTGTCAACCAAAGTTGTACCCTGGAAGATCGCATTTGCGAAAATTCTATTTGCCATGGAATTCATATCGTCAAGAAATAAGCTCCACAGCTTTGAGACTAGAAGACAATTCACATCCAAATGTTATATCAGCACCTCCGAAAGAAGCTCGTGTTGTGATTTGTGGAGGAGGTGTTGTAGGGGCAGCTGTTGCTTATCATCTTGCTCAGATGGGATGGGGACCTCAGACAATTATAGTTGAAGGCGGCAG ATTGGGTGGCGGTACGACATGGCACTCTTCCGGCTTGATTGGAGCGTTTAAACCGAGTCTTGCTCAATTAAAATTAGCTCAAAATAGTATTGCGTTATACAAAGCATTGGAGAAAATTGGAAGACCTACAGGGTGGAAACAATGTGGAAGTCTTTCTCTCGCACGCACCAAGGATCGTATGACTGTATTTCGCAGGATGAAAGCACAATCTGT CTCCTGGAATATAGAATGTGAACTGATATCTGCAGAAGATGTTACAAAATTGTGTCCCATGCTGAGAGTCGATGATTTGGCTGGTGCTTTATGGATTCCGGGGGACGGTGTGGGTGATCCATATCAAACATGTATTTCATTGATAACAGAGGCTCAAGAGAAGg GTGTTAGGGTGTATGAAAACTGCAAGGTGACGCACATAGTCAACAAAGAAAACTCTATTGAGGCTGTTGAAACAACATGCGGCACTGTTGAATGCCAGTTCTTTGTTAACTGTGCTGGTTTCTGGGCACGAAGTGTTGGGAAACTAAGTGAGCCTTTTGTCAAA GTTCCTCTACATCCAGTGGAACACTATTACTTGCATACAAAACCAATGGTAGGTTTAGATCCAATGACACCGGTTATTCGTGACTTGGATGGATACATATACTTTCGTGAAAATAATGGGCGATTGCTAGCTGGTGGATTTGAACCTGTCGCCAAGCCAGCCTTTGAAAATGGAGTAATCCCTG GAAATACTAACGAGCGATATTTACCTGAAGATTGGGATCATTTTCATGTATTACTGGAACAAATGCTTCATAGAATGCCTAGTTTAGGAAATGCTGTGCTTGAAAGATTATGTAATGGTCCAGAGGCATTCTCACCAGACTGCAAGTGGATTGTAGGAGAAGCTCctgaaatacaaaattattatattgctGCTGGAATGAAGACT GTTGGCATATCAGCTGCTGGAGGAATTGGTCAGGCAACAGCTGAGCTGATTGTGAATGGTTCTACATCGCTCGATATGTACGAACTGGACGTTTCTCGTTTTCTTGGGCTTCATAACAATCGGAAATTTCTACGAGATCGAGTGAAAGAAGTTCCTGGTATGCATTATGCATTGCAATATCCCCAGCACGAGTTTCAAACCGGTAGAAATCTGCGAATGTCACCAATATATCCAAAATTAAGAGAAGCTGGTGCTGTATTCGGGCAAGTAATGGGATACGAAAGACCATCTTGGTTTCAACCAGCAGATGAAAATG ACATAGACCCGATTGATGGATCGCGGAAATACAAAATTGCATACACAAATACATTTGGTAAACCACCTTGGTTTGATTATGTTGCAAACGAGTACGCAGCGTGTCGTGAAACAGTTGGGCTGAGTGACTACTCTTCTTTtacgaaaatcgatttatgg TCGAACGGTACAGAAGTTGTGGACTTGCTACAGTATTTATGTTCCAACGATGTCGACGTACCAGTTGGCAGCATCATCCATACTGGAATGCAAAATCATTTGGGTGGTTACGAAAATGATTGTAGCTTAGCAAGAATTGCTGTGAATCA CTATATGATGATTGCTCCAACAATACAACAAACTCGTTGCAAAAACTGGATTCGCCGTCATTTACCTTCTGATGGATCAGTAGCGGTATCAGATGTCACCTCAGCTTACACAGCTATTTGTATCATGGGACCTGCCACTCGAGAATTACTGTCTGAATTAACAGATACAGATCTGAATGCAAAGAATTTTccctttttcactttcaag TTTGCTCTACATGTCTATACCAGGCTGATAGAAGCAGGAGAGAAATACGGGATAATGCACGCTGGTTATTACGCTACCAGGGCTCTTCgtgttgaaaagttttatgCTTTCTGGGGTCAAGATTTGGACACGTTTACTACACCATTGGAATGTGGTAGAGCCTGGCGTGTGAAATTCGAT aaaagcGTAGACTTCATTGGTAGAGATGCTCtattgaaacaaagagaaGACGGCGTACGTCGCAAGTATGTTCAATTGTTAGTTACTGATCACGACCCTGATATTGATCCTTGGTGTTGGGGTGGCGAGCCAATTTACCGAGACGGAAAATATTGTGGCATGACTACAACAACTGGTTACGGTTTTACGTTCAAGAAACAA GTTTGTCTTggttttgtacaaaatttagaCGAGAGCGGAAAAACTCAAGAGGTGTCAAATGATTATGTTTTATCTGGGGACTATGAAATAGACATCGCAGGTATCAAATTTCATGCAAAATGTCACCTACACAGTCCCAATCTACCAACGAAGTTCCCAGACACAGAGAGGGACTCATATCACGCTACGCGTGATTTACAAAGCACATAA
- the LOC124404559 gene encoding selenoprotein F isoform X1, producing the protein MTVSKIILTVYFVVLVTVTSSEFTAEDCKILGFNKANLLCSTCDKLNNFKLNDIEEKCRECCLKDDDDGSSLRRYPKAILEVCTCKFGAYPQIQAFIKSDRPSKFKNLQIKYLRGLDPIIKLLDEDGKVEDVLDIHKWDTDSVDEFLTTHLVMDA; encoded by the exons ATGACCGTCTCTAAAATCATTCTCACGGTATATTTCGTAGTGCTG GTTACTGTTACTTCGTCAGAATTTACAGCTGAAGATTGTAAAATCTTGGGATTCAATAAGGCCAATTTGTTATGCTCAACGTGTGACAAGCTAAACAACTTCAAACTAAATGATATAGA AGAAAAGTGCAGAGAGTGCTGCCTGAAAGATGATGACGATGGTTCCAGTCTAAGAAGATATCCCAAAGCGATACTTGAAGTTTGCACTTGTAAATTTGGAGCATATCCACAAATTCAAG CATTCATCAAGAGTGATAGACCTAGCAAGTTCAAGAATCTACAAATCAAATATCTTCGTGGGTTGGATCCTATTATTAAGTTGCTTGATGAAGATGGTAAGGTTGAAGATGTCCTTGATATTCATAAATGGGACACTGACTCCGtagatgaatttttaacaacGCATCTAGTTATGGATGCGTAA